One window of the Trifolium pratense cultivar HEN17-A07 linkage group LG2, ARS_RC_1.1, whole genome shotgun sequence genome contains the following:
- the LOC123911619 gene encoding F-box/FBD/LRR-repeat protein At1g13570-like — MSSSSSHSQLSLMTLSEEKAHHGELIDRISDLPCNVIDGILEHLNIQELVCTSLLSRNWRYVWHTVPKLRFCEDFFFRFDDLDDPGPEINRIITDVLFQHNGPIYEFTLEIPLDSNFLISTEYLNKWILFLSRRGIKKLDLSNYGTLSDKIPSHVFSCQELTHFWFSGFNLSVHPNFCGLKSLLGLYLANNTYEFGALETLTYGCPLLKMLTVEILQDIKSICLEKAKNLTDLRIMVNHESVSGLIKSLPKIQRLTLVTYVFDKTFYADIIPPSQLISLKYLKLEGVNLAERGELLYIVSVLKSASNLVEFVIESYSDNCELEPYQLEGLECNSCCFSQLQTVKIKVGSDNFKHAMSLMRFILANSSSLKTLAFKVHFGKDLDPVVLLSISRDLLLMERASQRARIEFTYRE; from the exons TTCACTTATGACTCTGTCCGAGGAGAAGGCACACCACGGAGAACTGATTGATCGAATCAGTGACTTACCATGTAATGTCATTGATGGCATCCTAGAACACTTGAACATCCAAGAACTAGTTTGTACCAGTCTTCTGTCTAGAAATTGGAGGTATGTGTGGCATACAGTCCCAAAACTTAGGTTTTGTGAGGACTTTTTCTTTAGGTTCGACGATCTCGATGACCCTGGACCTGAAATTAATAGAATTATCACTGATGTTCTTTTCCAACACAATGGGCCGATATATGAGTTTACTCTTGAAATCCCTTTGGACTCCAATTTCTTGATCTCAACTGAATACCTCAATAAgtggattttgtttttgtcaagGAGGGGCATTAAAAAACTTGACCTTTCAAATTATGGAACATTGTCCGATAAAATCCCATCTCATGTCTTCTCTTGTCAAGAATTGACTCACTTTTGGTTTTCCGGATTTAACTTGTCAGTTCACCCTAATTTCTGTGGCTTAAAAAGTTTGCTGGGCCTTTACTTAGCAAATAATACATATGAATTTGGTGCACTTGAGACTCTTACATATGGTTGCCCATTACTTAAGATGCTTACGGTGGAAATACTTCAAGATATCAAGTCAATTTGTCTCGAGAAAGCAAAGAATCTGACTGATCTCCGAATCATGGTTAATCACGAGAGCGTATCTGGTTTGATCAAAAGTTTGCCAAAAATTCAGAGGCTCACTCTAGTTACATATGTTTTCGACAAG ACGTTCTATGCAGATATCATTCCTCCTTCTCAACTAATAAGCTTAAAGTATCTGAAATTAGAAGGTGTGAATTTGGCTGAACGAGGAGAGCTTTTGTATATTGTCAGTGTACTCAAAAGTGCTTCTAACCTGGTGGAATTTGTTATAGAG AGTTACAGCGATAATTGTGAACTAGAGCCATACCAACTGGAGGGGTTAGAATGCAATAGTTGTTGCTTTAGTCAACTTCAGACAGTGAAAATCAAAGTTGGATCCGACAACTTCAAACATGCAATGAGTTTGATGCGGTTCATACTTGCAAATTCCTCATCATTAAAGACTCTTGCTTTTAAAGTTCATTTTGGTAAGGACTTGGATCCAGTTGTGCTGTTAAGCATTTCACGAGATTTGTTATTGATGGAACGAGCATCACAAAGAGCACGCATTGAATTTACTTACAGAGAATAG
- the LOC123911620 gene encoding F-box/FBD/LRR-repeat protein At1g13570-like, translating into MTLSNKKANCADHIDRISNLPGNVIDGILKHLNIQELVCTSLLSRKWRYVWNTVPELGFCEEFFCRFEDIDDPSPEICRIITEVLFQHNGPIYSFTLDIPSLSNILITAEYFNKLILFLSRRGIKDLAIFNYGLFSNKMPSHVFFCQELTHFWFAGFNVSVPPNFCGLKSLLVLHLQNNTYEFGALETLISGCPLLKKLRVELFGDMKSISLKKAKNLIDLRLTVNQENVSGLIISLPNIQRLTLDSDCDKMLYADIISPSHLISLKYLKLRFVNLDERGELLYIVSVLKSASNLVELVIEINDINGEQEPDQLEELECKSCCFSQLQTVNIRVGTTNFKHAMSLIRLILANSSSLKTLAFRVDFGHEKLDPAVLLSISRKLLLMERASQRARIEFSHRE; encoded by the exons ATGACCCTGTCCAACAAGAAGGCCAACTGCGCTGATCACATTGATCGAATCAGTAACTTACCAGGTAATGTCATTGATGGCATCCTAAAACATTTGAACATCCAAGAACTAGTTTGTACCAGTCTTCTGTCTAGAAAGTGGAGGTACGTGTGGAATACAGTCCCAGAACTTGGGTTTTGTGAGGAATTTTTCTGTAGGTTTGAGGATATCGATGACCCTAGCCCTGAGATTTGTAGAATTATCACCGAAGTTCTTTTCCAACATAATGGGCCGATATATAGTTTTACTCTTGACATCCCGTCGTTATCCAATATCTTGATCACAGCTGAATACTTCAATAAGTTGATTCTGTTTTTGTCAAGGAGAGGCATTAAGGATCTCGCGATTTTCAATTATGGACTATTTTCCAATAAAATGCCATCTCATGTCTTCTTTTGTCAAGAATTGACTCACTTTTGGTTTGCTGGATTTAACGTGTCAGTTCCACCCAATTTCTGTGGCTTAAAAAGTTTGCTTGTCCTTCACTTACAAAATAATACATATGAGTTTGGTGCACTTGAGACTCTTATTTCCGGCTGCCCATTACTTAAAAAGCTTCGCGTAGAATTATTTGGAGATATGAAGTCAATTTCTCTCAAGAAAGCAAAGAATCTGATTGATCTTCGACTCACGGTTAATCAAGAAAACGTATCTGGTTTGATCATAAGTTTACCTAATATTCAGAGGCTCACTCTAGACTCAGATTGCGACAAG ATGCTCTATGCAGATATCATTTCTCCTTCACATCTGATAAGCTTAAAGTATCTGAAATTACGTTTTGTGAATTTAGATGAAAGAGGAGAGCTTTTGTATATTGTCAGTGTACTCAAAAGTGCCTCTAACCTGGTGGAACTTGTTATAGAG ATCAACGACATTAACGGTGAACAAGAGCCTGACCAATTGGAGGAGTTAGAATGCAAAAGTTGTTGCTTTAGTCAACTTCAGACGGTGAATATCAGAGTTGGAACTACCAACTTTAAACATGCAATGAGTTTGATACGGTTAATACTTGCAAATTCCTCATCATTAAAGACTCTTGCTTTTAGAGTTGATTTTGGTCATGAGAAATTGGATCCTGCCGTCCTGTTGAGCATTTCACGAAAGTTGTTACTGATGGAAAGAGCTTCACAAAGAGCACGCATTGAATTTAGTCACAGAGAATAG
- the LOC123911621 gene encoding F-box/FBD/LRR-repeat protein At1g13570-like — protein sequence MTLSNKKANYADHIDRISDLPCNVIDGILKHLNIQELVCTSLLSRKWRYVWNTVPQLVFCEDFFFRFKFKDLDDPSPDINRIINEVLLQHNGPIYRFTLDIPWFSNILITAEYFNKWLLFLSKRGIKDLAIFNYGIFSNKMPSHVFSCQELTHLWFAGFNVSVPPNFCGLKSLLVLDLQRNTYEFGALETLMSGCPLLKELSIELFGDIKSICLKKAKNLIDLRLMVNQESVSGLIKSLPNIQRLTLESCCDKTLYADIISPSHLISLKYLKLHFVSLDERGELFYIVSVLKSASNLVELVIESNNISGGQEPDQLEELERDSCCFSQLQTVNIRVGTTDFKHAMSLIQLILANSSSLKTLAFKVDFGHRKLDPAVLLSISRNLLLMERASQRARVEFTH from the exons ATGACTCTGTCCAACAAGAAGGCCAACTACGCTGATCACATTGATCGAATCAGTGACTTACCATGTAATGTCATTGATGGCATCCTAAAACATTTGAACATTCAAGAGCTAGTTTGTACCAGTCTCCTGTCTAGAAAGTGGAGGTATGTGTGGAATACAGTCCCACAACTTGTGTTTTGTGAAGACTTTTTCTTTAGGTTCAAGTTCAAGGATCTCGATGATCCTAGCCCTGACATTAATAGAATTATCAACGAAGTTCTTTTGCAACACAATGGTCCGATATATAGGTTTACTCTGGACATCCCTTGGTTTTCCAATATCTTGATCACAGCCGAATACTTCAATAAGTGGCTTCTGTTTTTGTCAAAGAGAGGCATTAAAGATCTTGCGATTTTCAATTAtggaatattttctaataaaatGCCATCTCATGTCTTCTCTTGTCAAGAATTGACTCACTTATGGTTTGCTGGATTTAACGTGTCTGTTCCGCCCAATTTCTGTGGCTTAAAAAGTTTGCTTGTCCTTGACTTACAACGTAATACATATGAGTTTGGTGCACTTGAGACTCTTATGTCTGGCTGCCCATTACTTAAAGAGCTTAGCATAGAATTATTTGGAGATATCAAGTCAATTTGTCTCAAGAAAGCAAAGAATTTGATTGATCTTCGACTCATGGTTAATCAGGAAAGTGTATCTGGTTTGATCAAAAGTTTACCAAATATTCAGAGGCTCACTCTAGAATCATGTTGCGACAAG ACGCTCTATGCAGATATCATTTCTCCTTCACATCTGATAAGCTTAAAGTATCTGAAATTACATTTTGTGAGTTTGGATGAAAGAGGAGAGCTTTTTTATATTGTCAGTGTACTCAAAAGTGCTTCTAACCTGGTGGAACTTGTTATAGAG agtAACAACATTAGTGGTGGACAAGAGCCTGACCAATTGGAGGAGTTAGAACGCGATAGTTGTTGCTTTAGTCAACTTCAGACAGTGAATATCAGAGTTGGAACCACCGACTTTAAACATGCAATGAGTTTGATACAGTTAATACTTGCAAATTCCTCATCATTAAAGACTCTTGCTTTTAAAGTTGATTTTGGTCATCGAAAATTGGATCCTGCCGTGCTGTTGAGCATTTCACGAAATTTGTTACTAATGGAACGAGCATCACAAAGAGCACGTGTTGAATTTACTCACTGA